One window of the Pieris brassicae chromosome 2, ilPieBrab1.1, whole genome shotgun sequence genome contains the following:
- the LOC123720578 gene encoding ribosome-releasing factor 2, mitochondrial, translating to MKTYSILNYYRKLIKYGSMRTYYSSLAGEQNNMENIRNIGILAHIDAGKTTTTERMLFYSGTIRTMGEVHHGNTVTDYMEQERQRGITITSAAVSFPWNGYQLNLIDTPGHIDFTMEVEQSLAVLDGAVIVLDASAGVEAQTLTVWRQASGYRVPRILYLNKMDRADANVAICEQSIRDKLRALPLLLHAPVMHEGRLVGLIDLVTLEEVVWSSGRGQNLNRRKLSEATDGKQWETAMTDRRQIIDRLSSIDDELADTIIQQESMDNIDTEDIVNAIRRCTLNMSAFPVLCGSSYKNIGVQTLLDGVVSYLPNPIEGSRLQKYFGADLCARAFKVQHDDQKGVLTFLRLYGGEFTKAQKIYNIARGSSEQAGALYVALADEYRPVERVTAGNIAVVSGLKATMTGDLVTSSNAAASRAKSRLREVLNDPKQAEQLLVPSARQRLQAIEQPSTDDVADVLLGIGTTIPEPVFLCSIEPPSAAYQSSLETALEELQREDPSLRITSDEETGQMVLAGMGELHLEIIKERIIREYKIDVELGPPQIAYKEALLGSSRFTVNMDRKIGSARQQVKIVLSAKTVKGVSQENMLRFDKTADSAANLSHINPRYEQAILRGVHSAVLHGPKLGCPVVDVQATLHWLEVGRGTADTAVSAATVQCLRKIFELSGSMLLEPVMSLQIVVPESHSARVMADLTRRRADINHIHIRHGNKVIDCLAPLSELVGYSSTLRSLSSGLATFTMEFHSNRQMSQYDEEKAITSITGF from the exons atgAAAACgtattctatattaaattattacagaaaactaattaaatatggCAGTATGCGCACGTACTATAGCTCTTTGGCAGGCGAGCAAAACAATATGGAAAATATACGAAACATCGGCATTCTAGCTCATATTGATGCAG GTAAAACGACAACAACGGAACGTATGCTGTTTTACTCGGGTACTATTAGAACAATGGGAGAAGTGCACCATGGAAATACTGTAACAGATTACATGGAACAAGAGAGGCAACGGGGCATAACTATTactt CGGCGGCTGTTTCATTTCCCTGGAATGGTTATCAGCTTAACCTAATAGACACCCCAGGCCATATTGATTTCACAATGGAGGTAGAGCAGAGCTTAGCTGTTTTAGATGGTGCCGTTATTGTTCTGGACGCTTCTGCTG GTGTGGAAGCACAAACATTAACAGTGTGGCGGCAAGCAAGTGGATACCGGGTGCCTCGGATTCTGTATCTAAACAAAATGGATAGAGCAGACGCTAATGTGGCTATATGTGAACAGTCAATACGTGATAAACTTAGAGCTCTGCCTCTCCTATTACATGCCCCAGTTATGCATGAGGGAAGACTTGTTG gtCTCATTGACTTAGTGACGTTAGAAGAGGTTGTATGGAGTTCAGGTCGCGgccaaaatttaaatagacgAAAATTATCCGAAGCCACTGACGGCAAGCAATGGGAGACAGCCATGACTGACCGTAGACAAATCATAGACAGACTCTCTTCTATAGATGACGAGTTGGCAGATACTATTATACAACAGGAATCAATGGACAATATAGACACAGAAGATATTGTGAATGCAATAAGAAGATGCACCTTGAACATGTCTGCGTTTCCGGTCTTATGCGGGAgttcctataaaaatataggtgTACAGACATTACTGGATGGAGTTGTATCTTATTTACCGAACCCAATAGAAGGCAGTAGATTACAGAAGTACTTTGGGGCTGATTTATGTGCGCGGGCGTTCAAAGTTCAGCATGATGATCAAAAAGGAGTTTTGACATTTCTGAGGCTGTACGGAGGGGAGTTCACTAAAGCCCAAAAGATTTATAACATTGCCAGAGGTAGTAGCGAACAG GCAGGAGCACTATATGTAGCTCTGGCAGATGAATATCGGCCAGTGGAAAGAGTTACAGCTGGAAACATTGCCGTCGTTAGCGGCCTTAAG GCCACCATGACGGGCGACCTCGTAACATCCTCGAACGCAGCGGCAAGTCGGGCAAAGTCTAGACTTCGAGAAGTGCTGAATGACCCTAAACAGGCCGAGCAATTGTTGGTGCCCAGTGCTAGGCAACGACTGCAGGCCATAGAACAGCCTTCGACCGATGATGTAGCTGACGTATTGCTGGGAATAG GAACAACAATCCCAGAACCAGTTTTCCTGTGCTCAATAGAACCGCCGAGTGCGGCTTACCAAAGTTCTTTGGAGACGGCTTTAGAAGAGTTGCAGAGGGAAGACCCCAGTCTCCGTATCACCAGCGATGAGGAGACAGGTCAAATGGTATTGGCCG GTATGGGCGAATTGCACCTGGAAATAATAAAGGAAAGGATAATTCGCGAATACAAAATCGACGTGGAATTGGGCCCGCCCCAAATCGCCTATAAGGAGGCTTTACTCGGCTCTTCCAGGTTCACGGTCAACATGGACCGAAAGATTGGCAGCGCGAGACAACAAGTCAAGATTGTCCTTTCTGCTAAAACTGTCAAGGGAGTCTCCCAGGAGAACATGTTGAG GTTTGACAAAACAGCGGACAGTGCAGCGAATCTATCACACATCAATCCGCGATACGAGCAAGCGATACTTCGAGGGGTACACTCGGCTGTGCTGCATGGCCCCAAACTTGGCTGCCCG GTAGTAGATGTCCAAGCGACCCTGCATTGGCTGGAAGTGGGTCGTGGTACAGCCGATACTGCCGTTTCAGCCGCCACCGTACAGTGCTTACGAAAG ATATTCGAGTTGAGCGGCAGCATGCTCCTTGAGCCGGTCATGTCCCTCCAGATCGTGGTTCCCGAGAGCCATTCAGCTCGTGTGATGGCGGATTTGACCAGACGACGAGCCGACATTAACCACATACACATCAGACATGGAAATAAG GTCATCGACTGCTTAGCGCCACTGTCCGAGCTGGTGGGCTACTCCTCAACTCTTCGATCTCTGAGCTCGGGTCTCGCCACATTCACTATGGAGTTCCACTCCAACCGACAGATGTCGCAGTACGACGAGGAAAAGGCAATCACTTCCATCACTGGCTTTTGA